The DNA sequence TCGACGTGAAGACGGGCTTCGAGCCCCACTTCGCGGAGGCGGACGTCGTCAGGGTCGCGCACAGCCGGGTGCACGAGGACCGCGCCGAGCACTTCGTCCTGATGCAGCAGCAGGTGTGGAACCCCGCCATGGCCGGATCGCCCGGCATGCTGCGCGGCGTGTTCGGCGAGGCGCCCGGCAACGAGTTCCTCGCGCTGTCCCTGTGGAAGTCGAGCGCCGAGCGCGGCAAGTACCGTGAGGCGGGGGCCGAACGGCTGGCGGCCCGCGCGCAGACCGAGACGGACGTGATCGCGCTGACGGGAGACGTCGTGGAGCTGGAACCCTCCTGGACGGTGTGACGGTGTGACCCGGGCCCCACGCCCGTGGAGAGCCCCGACCCCTCGTACAAGCCCTAGGCTCGGAGCATGGCACGACCGCAGCGCATTGTCCTCGTCCGGCACGGCGAGTCCGAGGGCAACGCCGACGACACGGTGTACGAGCGGGAGCCCGA is a window from the Streptomyces sp. MMBL 11-1 genome containing:
- a CDS encoding YdbC family protein, whose amino-acid sequence is MLVKWIRCSVVDRHGFERGQRKWAGLLGEPGFRGQSGGWSRTRPDVAHVFAFWENRVFYDSFMARGHDRLAAGQSGMFRDMQVTLFERRFDVKTGFEPHFAEADVVRVAHSRVHEDRAEHFVLMQQQVWNPAMAGSPGMLRGVFGEAPGNEFLALSLWKSSAERGKYREAGAERLAARAQTETDVIALTGDVVELEPSWTV